A single region of the Populus nigra chromosome 2, ddPopNigr1.1, whole genome shotgun sequence genome encodes:
- the LOC133683047 gene encoding uncharacterized protein LOC133683047 yields the protein MFAFQVAAAVVAEEESNNQGRRTGYRGSILGHNIVNRNRKEVEAHNPYFKQRTYALGVLGLSCIQNVTTAHRILAYGIPADLTDEYLQIGESTAIESLRAFVKAIVEVFGDWYLRAPNEADICRLLSIGEQRGFPGMLGSIDCRTAPVNYTINGHEYTMGYYLADEIYPNWSTFVKTVPRPLGAKRKYFASKQESARKDVERAFGVLQSRFAIVRGPVRYWDEETLANIMKACIIMHNMIIEDEGEMNLGFDHEREVNSFISVSHGEIPKLHDFLQTHNRIRDRATSSQLQEDLVEHL from the exons ATGTTCGCTTTTCaagttgctgctgctgtggtTGCTGAAGAAGAATCGAATAATCAAGGGCGGAGAACAGGGTATCGTGGCTCTATTCTTGGCCACAATATTGTCAATCGTAATAGAAAGGAAG TGGAAGCTCATAATCCATATTTCAAACAAAGGACATATGCTCTTGGTGTTCTTGGTTTATCTTGTATTCAAAATGTAACTACAGCTCACAGAATACTTGCATATGGTATTCCTGCAGATCTTACTGATGAATATCTTCAAATTGGAGAAAGCACTGCGATAGAAAGTCTTAGAGCTTTCGTCAAAGCAATCGTAGAAGTTTTTGGTGATTGGTATCTAAGGGCACCAAACGAGGCCGATATTTGTCGATTATTATCAATTGGAGAGCAGCGTGGATTTCCAGGGATGTTAGGGAGCATTGATT GTCGTACTGCTCCTgtcaattatacaattaatggGCATGAATATACAATGGGATACTATTTAGCAGATGAGATTTATCCTAATTGGTCAACTTTTGTTAAGACAGTCCCAAGGCCATTAGgagcaaagagaaaatattttgcaagtaaACAAGAGTCTGCAAGAAAGGATGTAGAGCGGGCATTTGGGGTGCTCCAATCTCGTTTTGCAATTGTACGTGGACCTGTTCGATACTGGGATGAAGAAACGCTTGCAAATATTATGAAAGCTTGCATAATAATGCATAATATGATTATTGAGGATGAAGGAGAAATGAACCTTGGATTTGACCATGAACGTGAAGTCAATTCCTTTATATCAGTGTCACATGGTGAAATACCAAAActacatgattttcttcaaactcATAATCGAATCAGGGATAGAGCAACTAGCTCTCAACTACAAGAAGATTTGGTTGAACATTTATGA